The proteins below are encoded in one region of Paraburkholderia aromaticivorans:
- a CDS encoding trimeric intracellular cation channel family protein — MLLHLLYLLAIVAEAMSGALMGMRRGMDRFGLCLVGTVTALGGGTVRDVLLGHYPLAWISHPDYVLITIGAASVAAACAKWLRNWQRLFVTVDAIGLIAFTVIGCDVAGTMDVSPAIVVLAGAITGVCGGMLRDVLCHQMPLVLRQELYASIALGAGAVYVALQAYGVAPGPASVGVLAGGFAVRMLAVRFRWQLKVFAAADSGGAS, encoded by the coding sequence ATGCTGCTCCATCTCCTCTACCTGCTCGCGATCGTCGCGGAAGCCATGTCCGGCGCGCTCATGGGCATGCGCCGCGGCATGGATCGCTTCGGTCTGTGCCTCGTCGGCACCGTCACCGCGCTCGGCGGCGGCACGGTGCGCGACGTCCTGCTCGGTCACTATCCCCTTGCGTGGATCTCGCATCCAGATTACGTTCTTATTACAATCGGAGCGGCGTCGGTTGCCGCGGCGTGCGCGAAGTGGCTGCGCAACTGGCAAAGGCTCTTCGTCACGGTCGACGCGATCGGCCTGATCGCCTTCACGGTGATCGGCTGCGACGTGGCCGGGACAATGGACGTGAGCCCCGCCATCGTCGTACTGGCCGGCGCGATCACCGGCGTGTGCGGCGGCATGTTGCGCGACGTGCTGTGCCATCAGATGCCGCTGGTGTTGCGTCAGGAGTTGTACGCCAGCATCGCGCTCGGCGCCGGTGCCGTGTATGTGGCCTTGCAAGCCTACGGCGTGGCGCCGGGGCCGGCTTCGGTCGGGGTGCTCGCAGGTGGTTTCGCGGTGCGCATGCTGGCCGTGCGCTTCCGCTGGCAACTCAAGGTATTCGCCGCCGCCGATTCGGGCGGCGCAAGTTAA